One Sphingobacteriales bacterium DNA segment encodes these proteins:
- a CDS encoding efflux RND transporter periplasmic adaptor subunit, with translation MKTKSSILKKVLYVIIPLAIIAIVVIKLKTNKEITQSKVYQYDKEQAINVQVDTLQLENVNAEFSYSGTFEPNKETKISAELQGKINTILVDVGSVVSKGQTLIQLDNSLLNLQLQTIDVQIEGLEADVNRYTILAKADAIQGVQLEKAELGLKSAKVQKATLLEQINKTTIKAPFSGVVTAKLSEEGAFAAPGVPLLQITDITTLKFTVNVPEKDLSQFKLNQSYSLSADAYSENLLTGKTTMIGSKSNIGSSFPVQFMVNNTSDLKIKSGMFGKVLLKSETSGKGIIISSSAIQGTENQSQVYIVKNGKALLQNITISNKIQNKAVVSIGLNEGDVIVTNGFINLFDGANVIVK, from the coding sequence ATGAAAACAAAATCATCAATCCTAAAAAAAGTGCTATATGTCATCATACCGTTGGCGATAATTGCCATTGTAGTAATTAAGTTGAAAACAAATAAGGAAATTACGCAGAGTAAAGTATATCAATACGATAAAGAACAAGCTATAAATGTTCAGGTAGATACATTGCAATTGGAAAATGTGAATGCAGAATTTTCTTATTCAGGCACATTTGAACCCAATAAGGAAACCAAAATAAGTGCCGAATTACAAGGAAAAATCAATACTATTTTAGTTGATGTTGGAAGCGTTGTAAGTAAAGGTCAAACTTTAATTCAGCTCGACAATTCTTTGCTGAATTTGCAATTGCAAACTATTGACGTGCAAATTGAAGGCTTGGAAGCCGATGTAAATCGCTATACCATTTTGGCTAAAGCAGATGCAATTCAAGGCGTTCAATTAGAAAAGGCGGAATTAGGTTTGAAATCTGCAAAAGTTCAGAAAGCTACTTTGTTGGAGCAGATAAACAAAACTACTATTAAAGCACCTTTTAGCGGTGTAGTTACGGCAAAGCTTAGTGAAGAAGGAGCTTTTGCCGCACCAGGAGTTCCATTGCTTCAAATAACGGACATTACTACTTTAAAATTCACCGTAAATGTTCCCGAAAAAGATTTAAGCCAGTTCAAATTAAATCAAAGCTATTCTCTTTCGGCAGATGCTTATTCTGAAAATTTATTGACTGGAAAAACTACTATGATTGGTAGTAAATCTAATATTGGCAGTAGTTTTCCTGTTCAGTTTATGGTAAATAACACATCCGACTTAAAAATAAAATCTGGGATGTTTGGTAAAGTTTTACTCAAGAGCGAAACGTCTGGAAAGGGAATTATCATTTCGTCTTCTGCCATACAAGGCACTGAAAACCAATCACAAGTTTACATAGTGAAAAATGGTAAAGCCCTTTTGCAAAACATCACTATATCAAATAAGATACAGAACAAAGCAGTTGTTTCAATTGGATTAAATGAAGGTGATGTAATTGTAACCAATGGATTTATAAATCTTTTTGACGGTGCAAATGTAATTGTTAAATAA